In a single window of the Diospyros lotus cultivar Yz01 chromosome 10, ASM1463336v1, whole genome shotgun sequence genome:
- the LOC127811982 gene encoding phosphatidylinositol/phosphatidylcholine transfer protein SFH2-like, with the protein MVIITEDMIKQFQTLMEAINEPLKNSFKNVHQGYPTETLIRFLKAREGNVSKAHKMLVDCLNWRIQNEIDNILSKPIGPTDLYRAVRDSQLVGMSGYSKEGLPVIAVGVGLNTFDKASVHCYVQSHIQMNEYRDRVILPSATKKFGRHISTCIKVLDMTGLKLSALNHIKLLTVISTIDDLNYPEKTETYYIVNAPYIFSACWKVVRPLLQERTRKKVQVLPGCGRDDLLKIMDYASLPHFCKREDSGSSRHSRNGTTDNCFSLDHDFHQQLYNYIKVQAGAMETLIKEGSFHVDFPEPDPEGAKIAETIESEIQKLGDQNGLCKSMCECKINGD; encoded by the exons ATGGTGATCATAACGGAAGACATGATCAAGCAGTTTCAGACCTTGATGGAAGCAA TCAATGAGCCGCTCAAGAACAGCTTcaag aaTGTGCATCAGGGATATCCAACTGAAACTCTAATACGGTTTCTCAAAGCCAGGGAAGGGAATGTTTCCAAAGCCCACAAAATG CTGGTTGACTGTTTAAACTGGAGGATACAGAATGAGATTGACAACATATTGTCA AAACCAATTGGTCCTACTGATTTGTACAGAGCAGTGCGTGATTCACAGCTTGTAGGAATGTCGGGTTATTCAAAAGAG GGTCTCCCAGTCATTGCTGTTGGTGTAGGGCTCAATACGTTTGATAAAGCATCT GTTCATTGTTACGTTCAGTCTCACATCCAAATGAATGAATATAGGGATCGTGTTATATTG CCATCTGCAACGAAGAAGTTTGGACGGCATATTAGTACCTGCATAAAGGTTCTGGATATGACTGGTCTGAAGCTTTCGGCACTAAACCACATCAAG CTGTTGACTGTGATATCAACCATTGATGACTTAAACTATCCTGAGAAGACAGAGACATATTACATTGTTAATGCACCTTACATATTTTCAGCATGCTGGAAG GTAGTGAGGCCTCTTTTACAAGAAAGAACAAGGAAGAAAGTTCAGGTGCTACCAGGTTGCGGGAGGGATGATTTGTTGAAG ATAATGGATTATGCATCTCTTCCACATTTTTGCAAAAGAGAAGATTCGGGATCGTCTAGGCATTCTAGAAATGGAACCACAGATAATTGTTTCTCCTTGGATCATGACTTCCATCAGCAGCTGTATAATTACATCAAGGTTCAAGCCGGAGCCATGGAGACACTGATCAAAGAAGGGTCCTTCCATGTAGATTTTCCTGAGCCTGACCCTGAAGGCGCTAAAATTGCTGAAACCATAGAGTCCGAGATTCAAAAGCTCGGGGATCAGAATGGGCTCTGCAAGTCAATGTGCGAGTGTAAAATAAATGGCGATTGA
- the LOC127811525 gene encoding serine/threonine-protein kinase D6PK-like, translating into MASKSCVRTSPGKQRNGTDNQMLEGNSRRPSPLQVSKTSKSESVTAKNFPRSVHQATPKQVSKEAIEDKKALNSQQKGSSNNLADKLHSGLSLDDLKHMPMNGNPTVSDNRGSIEAGTYQDKKASDSGTVKDSSASAKVSDGTNSLAKTSGSAKISDRAELVESGKSSMCRGSTSTDVSDESTCSSLSSSINKPHKANDSRWEAVQVVRAKDGVLGLSHFRLLKRLGCGDIGSVYLSELSGTKSYFAMKVMDKAQLASRKKLLRAQTEREILQCLDHPFLPTLYSHFETDKFSCLVMEFCPGGDLHTLRQRQPGKHFCEQAVKFYVAEVLLALEYLHMLGIVYRDLKPENVLVREDGHVMLSDFDLSLRCTVSPTLVKSTAMETDPLRKNAVYCVQPACIEPSCIQPSCMVSTTCFTPRIFQSKSKKERKPKNEIGNQVNPLPELIAEPTGARSMSFVGTHEYLAPEIIKGEGHGSAVDWWTLGIFLYELLFGKTPFKGPGNRATLFNVVGQPLRFPESPVVSFQARDLIRGLLVKEPQHRLAYKRGATEIKQHPFFEGVNWALIRCASPPEIPKPVEIERIPAPTTSTSDKAMPVVAANPDQKGSDNYLEFDFF; encoded by the exons ATGGCCTCAAAATCTTGCGTCAGAACTTCTCCTGGAAAGCAGAGAAACGGCACTGATAACCAAATGTTAGAAGGAAATTCTCGCAGGCCTTCACCTTTGCAGGTTTCAAAAACAAGTAAATCAGAATCTGTCACGGCCAAAAATTTTCCTAGAAGTGTGCATCAAGCTACCCCTAAGCAGGTCAGCAAGGAAGCAATAGAGGACAAGAAAGCACTGAATTCTCAACAAAAGGGGTCTTCCAATAATTTAGCTGATAAATTGCATTCAGGATTATCTTTGGATGATCTGAAACACATGCCAATGAATGGGAACCCCACAGTCAGTGATAATAGGGGTTCAATTGAGGCTGGAACTTATCAGGACAAGAAAGCATCAGACTCTGGAACTGTAAAGGATAGCTCAGCTTCTGCGAAAGTTAGTGATGGAACCAATAGCCTTGCAAAGACAAGTGGAAGTGCTAAAATTAGCGATCGAGCTGAGCTTGTTGAGAGTGGAAAGAGCAGCATGTGCAGGGGTAGCACAAGCACTGATGTAAGTGATGAAAGTACTTGTAGCAGCTTAAGTAGCAGTATTAACAAACCTCACAAGGCAAATGACTCGAGGTGGGAAGCCGTCCAAGTTGTCCGAGCAAAAGACGGGGTCTTGGGTTTGAGTCATTTCAGATTGCTAAAGAGGTTGGGATGCGGGGATATCGGAAGTGTCTATCTCTCAGAGTTGAGTGGCACTAAGTCTTATTTTGCTATGAAGGTTATGGACAAAGCACAACTGGCAAGCCGTAAGAAACTGCTCCGGGCTCAGACAGAAAGAGAGATACTACAATGTTTGGACCATCCGTTCCTTCCAACCTTGTATTCTCATTTTGAGACTGACAAATTCTCATGTTTGGTGATGGAGTTTTGCCCAGGAGGTGACTTGCACACACTTCGGCAGAGGCAACCAGGAAAGCATTTTTGTGAGCAGGCTGTTAA GTTCTATGTAGCAGAGGTCCTCCTTGCTCTGGAATACCTCCACATGCTCGGGATTGTCTACCGTGACCTCAAGCCCGAAAACGTCCTTGTGAGGGAAGATGGACATGTAATGCTTTCCGACTTTGACCTCTCTCTCCGCTGCACTGTCAGCCCCACGCTCGTCAAGTCCACCGCCATGGAGACTGACCCGTTGCGGAAAAATGCTGTTTATTGTGTCCAACCCGCTTGCATTGAGCCATCCTGTATCCAGCCATCATGCATGGTCTCAACCACTTGTTTCACTCCCCGCATCTTTCAAAGTAAGTCCAAGAAAGAACGCAAACCCAAGAATGAAATTGGGAACCAAGTGAACCCGTTGCCCGAGCTTATTGCTGAGCCAACAGGAGCGCGCTCAATGTCATTTGTTGGAACGCACGAGTACTTGGCGCCAGAGATCATTAAAGGCGAAGGGCATGGCAGTGCGGTGGATTGGTGGACATTAGGCATCTTTTTGTACGAGTTATTGTTTGGCAAAACGCCTTTCAAGGGACCTGGAAACAGGGCCACACTCTTCAATGTTGTCGGTCAGCCTCTGCGGTTTCCAGAGTCGCCTGTCGTCAGCTTTCAAGCGAGGGATCTGATAAGGGGGTTGCTGGTGAAAGAACCACAGCATAGGTTGGCATACAAACGAGGAGCAACCGAAATCAAACAGCACCCCTTCTTCGAAGGTGTAAACTGGGCATTGATTCGTTGCGCAAGCCCACCCGAGATCCCAAAGCCAGTTGAGATAGAACGAATTCCAGCTCCAACCACATCAACCAGCGACAAGGCCATGCCTGTCGTTGCAGCCAACCCTGATCAGAAAGGTTCTGATAATTATCttgaattcgatttcttttga